In the Eptesicus fuscus isolate TK198812 chromosome 22, DD_ASM_mEF_20220401, whole genome shotgun sequence genome, TGGGAGCAGAGGAGGTGATCTAGGGGCTTTCAAGAAGAGAAACAGCACTTGCCTTTTGAACCCATTCCTCTTCGATAAGCTGCATGTGATTTTCTCCACATACCCTGTGGAACCACACTCAGGGGTGGTTTTCTGCCAGGAGAAAAGGACCGAAGCACACGTTAGGAAGGGgcaagaggaggagcaggaaggctGCTACTCAGAATGGGCAGGTGCCCGAGTGCTCTGGCTCAGAAGTGGTGGGTAACTCATGGAGAGTTCCAATGgggatggtggaggtggtggctGCACCGTGAGGAATATGTGTTAGAAAGAATGTTTCAAAAGCAATCGTCTAGGAGAGGGGTGGACAGGTCCCAGAGCCTACTGGGTTAAACATGAACAGGACATGGTTATTAACTGAAAGTTGCCATTAGCTTGGAAAGAAAAGGGCACATTTACAGGGGAAGACAAGTTCCTATTTGGACATATAcaaggaaaaagataaaagacaATGCAAAGGCATACTCAGTAAGACTTAGGGACTGTGGTGGAAGCGTGAGAGAAGCCACAAGTTTCATTTGGAAGAATCTTTGAGCTCGCTGAGTAGACACCATGAGCAAAGCTCACCCTCTGaggtaaaaatatttatggacaAGAAGTTATCGTTGAAATTAAATGGGGGCGGCTGGGTTGGGGAGTCATCCCATACACACAAAGGAGGCAGGTTCCATTCTGGGTCGGGGCACATATCCAGATTTCAGGTTCCACgtcacatcaaggtttctctctctccctcccctcctctctctaaaatcaataccttgggtgagtattaaaaataaagaaaaaaaaaagaaattaaatggtaGCAGATATGTCCAAGGAATATTGCCAGGATTTGATCCCTTTATGAATCTTGTGCTAGACGAATGTGTGGAGATGGCAACAGTGGGCACCAGGACCCTATGGGGATGGTGGTCATACGAGGAAACGGTGTCATGTTCGAAGCCTTGGCATGAGCGTGAAGAATGGCCGTGTTCATCAGAGAAATCAACTGCTTCCACATGTTTTTCTAGATAGCACCTGCTTTCTACAATATAAAAATCAAGTCTTGTACATTTTCATATTGAACTTTGGTTAAATGAACTTTCGTATTggtcaagattttttaaaaaaggtgtaggGACTGATGAGATGTGAGAAAAAAGGGGGAGGAAACAGATACTCACAGCCTGGAAATTAGAACACGGAGTACACTCTTCTGCCACCACAAACTCTTCCACCATCCAGCACGGCGAACTTGAGGTGCTCACTAAAAGGGGAGAAACGCCAGCCCCAAATCTCACTCGGTTCTGCCCATCCCTCTTCCCAGCACAACTGAATGCCCGCATTCCGCACGGTGCCACCCTTTTCCACCGGTGCTCCTGGAATGTGggaaaatgacaaaacaaaaaccctggccCGGGGCACTGGGTTCCCAGACCGTCACCCACCTGACAGCTTCTCCTCCCGCACTGGGGCCTCTGCTTGGCTGCAGGGACAGGGGGGAAAGGGGCAAACGTcagaagccagaagccagggaaCCCTCCACCGCGCGGTCGCGGGACACCGTCTCCCCATCCCCGAGGGCAGGGACGATCCGAGCCTCCGTCGCCTCCCCTTTCCCTGCGCTCAGCCCCTCCCTTACCAGAGCTTTAAGGTGAAGGCGCAGAGCAACCAGTAGAGGTGGCGGCCCGGGGGGAGGCCGTGCCTCCCCGCGCCCGCAGGCATGGAGCGCTCAGGGTCGCGCTGCCG is a window encoding:
- the JTB gene encoding protein JTB is translated as MPAGAGRHGLPPGRHLYWLLCAFTLKLCQAEAPVREEKLSVSTSSSPCWMVEEFVVAEECTPCSNFQAKTTPECGSTGYVEKITCSLSKRNGFKSCRSALMEQHLFWKFEAAVVGVALVFACLVIIRQRQLDRRALEKVRKQIESI